GAGCAGTGTCGTACAGAGATTGGTCGTAAATTATTACCCAAAACCAAGGAGCAATCATCCATGCAATTTGTCCCATCCATTGCGAAACTGCCATCAGTCTGGTACGTTCGTTATAGTCTGGGCTCATTTCGTAACCTAAACCTATTAGAGGGGTTGCAAAAATTGTATATCCTATATAAAAAACCACTGATAAACTCAAAAAGAAATAGAAATTATAGCTTTGTCCATTTTCGGGATACAACTGCCACATGTACATAAAAGTAATTCCGGTGATTACGCTTCCCAGAAAAATATATGGTTTGCGTCTTCCCCATTTCGATCTGGTATTGTCGGAAATATATCCCATAATTGGATCTGTAAGTGCATCTAACAAGCGTGGAATTGCTGCCAATAATCCGGCAAGAAATGGATCCATTTTTAAAGCCAAAACAAGGATTATCATAAATACTCCTAATGCTGCCGGAAAAAGTTGGTTTGCCAGATGTCCCGATCCGAAAGCTATTTTCTGACCGAAAGGAACAATATCTTCATTGGCAATTTTATAAGGTGTCATTTAATTGTCATTATTATATAAATTTTCAGAGTTCTCATCTTTCATTCTCACATTTACTTTAGCACAATTGTCTGAATTGCTTGTGGACTAATTTTTACTTCAGCTTGCTTATCTTCAATTGAAAGTTTAAAGTTTTTGGCTTTCAGACTCATATTTAAGACAATAACTACAATTGATCCATCAGGATTTTTTACTGCTGTAAGCATCAAATCTTTGTCGGTATTTTCAAAACCTATCCTTTCCGAATTTGGTTTTATGAATTTGCTAAAATGAGCAATAGTGTAATATAGAGGCGTGAAGTAAACTTCGTCGAGTTCCGGATCGACAATTACAGGTGCAACACACCAGTTTTTAAACCAGTTTGGTCCGCCTTGTCTGTCGAGAACCATGTTCCAGTCTATCCAGCCTTCAACCCAATTATTCAAACAACCAATAATATCTCTTGCATATCGATACACAGGAGCATATTTTGGATGTTTATGTTTGTCTTTATCTGGAGCCCAATCCAAGCCCCAGTCGGTTGCTTCTTTTTTCCAGTACCATTCGTCTTCTTTCCAATGTGGAACTTCCGAGTCGACACATGCTTCCGATTGAATTATATGTTTGTTTGGAGCAATTTCGTGAGTAAAATTTAAGGATTCGGGAAACCAATCGGTTGTGCTTGCATACCAGTGTATGGCAGTTCCGTAGAAATATTTTGAAGATTCTTCGTCTGCAAACATAATCTTCGCCCACTCGACTAATTCCTCGCCACGATTTTGATCGTAACCGAAAATTTTCGTGTCGTGGCCATCTGTTTCAAGTTTTTGCCCAAGGTGATTTTTTACAAAATCGACCATTTCTTCGGCATTAAAGTGCATGCTTTCCCAATTGTTGCCATTTCCGAGAGGTTCGTTTTCGACAGTTACTCCCCAAATATCAATTCCTTCTTTTTTATATTCAGTTAAATATTTCGAGAAAAACAAAGCCCAGGTATCGTAATATTCCGGCAATAATTTTCCTCCAACCCAACTTTTGTTGTCCTTCATCCAAGGAGGTGCCGTCCAGGGCGATGCTATTATTTTGAAACCATTTTCAGATTTCTCCATGGCTTGTTTAATCATTGGGATTATATCATCACGATCTTCATCAATTGAGAAATTCTGCAAATCTTTATCGCCTTCCACAGGTGCATAAGAATAATTCTTCAAAGAGAAATCGCAGGAATTTATATGTGTTCGTGTTAGAGAATATTTTGCTCCATTTGTTCCAAAATATGCATCAATAATTTGATTTCGTTTTTCTTCGCTTAGCTGATTTAGCAAATATGCAGAAGATTCGGTAAATGAGCCACCAAAGCCTTCGATAGTTTGAAATTTTGTTTCAGGAAATATTTTGATGATTTCTTTGGACTCTTCCTCCGGGAAATCAGTTATTTGTTTAAGTTTATTTCCGCTGGCTGATGTTTCGTAAACTTCAAGCGATAGTTTTTTTTGTTTCATGCTGCATCCTCCATAAACTACGATGAGTATTACGATTAATAAATTTCCAACTGATTTCATTTTATATCTTTTATTACATTTTTCTTCCAACAAAAATTAATATTTGAGTTTTTCGGCAATATCCCAAAGCCCCCAAAAAGCACCAACATCTCCTTCGTCATCAATTTTCCACGATTCATCGAAAGATGAGAAATAGAAAATATCGATATCGTCTTCGGCAGACCACTGCTGCGTATTCAGAAAATATTTCAGTGCATTTACTTCGGATGGTACCGAACCATAAAACTTTTCGCCTTTGTTTGGCCAGCCTGTTTCACTGATAATTACCTTTTTGCCATTTCCTGCTTTTACTGCTCTGCGAAACATATCTTTCATGTAGAGAAGTGAATATTCGAGGCTGCACCCCTCCCAAAATGGGTAACAATTTGCCAGAATAAGATCACAAGCTTCGGTGATTTTTGGCCGATTTTCAAATTCATAATACGCATCAACATATCCAACAGGAATATCAGAAACTTCTTTTTTTACATTATATATTTCTTCTAACAATTCTTCCTCCGTCAAATCTCCACGGTACATCACTTCATTTCCTACAGAAATAATATTTGCAAAGCCATCTTTAGCAAGGTGTATTAAGTTTTCAATTTCTTGCTTATTTATTTTTTCATTCTTGCCTAACCATGCACCGACAAAGGTTTTCAAACCATATTCATGAGCAATTCGAGGAATCATTTCGTTTCCTTCGGTACAAGAAAAAGAACGCACCCACTTTGTGTAAGGTTTAATTATTTCTAACCTTCTTCTGATTTGCTTTTCAGACAATGGTGTTCCGGGCATTTGTCCATCAAGATAGGGGCTGAAACACAGGCCGTGCATTTTGGTTTTTAAAGCCTTATGAAACATTTCAATAAGCTCACTCTTTGTTTTATTTAAAACATTTTCTCCTGTTAGAGATAATACTCTGTCTCTGTTAGCCAGCATTTTTTATATTATTTAATGTTACTTCAACTAATTCTACTTCGCCAGTTCTGCTGAAAATTAAATCGCTGGTTTGCTCATCGATGGAGTTTCCATTGAAATATTTTGTATTTCCATTCTTGAATGAAACCGAAATATTTTCTTTATCTGAAAAAGTATAAACAATGGGAGTTTGGCAAAATGTAAAAGCAATGTGATTTTTACTCAATTCAACTTTACAGTTTTCTCCTTTTATGTTGTAATATTCAAATACACGATTTCTATCTAAAATTTCTTCGTGATTGAACAATGTAGGTTCGAAGAAAATCTTCCCTTGTTTTATTCTTAGGCCTAATTCTCCGATTTTCGAAATAATATCTTCTTTCACTTGCCCTGTGAGTCCGGGTTGCTTAACTCCGGTATTCGATGGAGTATGAGAATAGGCATCGGTTGGGAAAGCTCCATATAAATCCGGAGATTTGTAAACACCGATTCCGGCTTTTATTTCGTAATAATGATCTTGAAGATGATTGATAATATTTGCATTTGCACCTTCGAATTTTGCAGCAAAATAATTTTCTTGAGTTGCCAATAAAAGTTTTGAAACCATGTGCCAATAAATAGATCCTAATCCTTCGTAGCCATAAAAAGTTCCGGAGCGTCCTGTAAAGGATTGATGATCGAAAATCTGTTCATATATATCTAAAATCTTATCTTTTTCAAGTTCAATAAGATGACTATAGCTACCAACTCTTAAGCCGTTTAAAACTTCTTCTAACACTTCTCTATTTCTAAAAGTGCCATTAAAATGAAATTCTCCTTCTTTATCAACTTTTATGATTGAAGTTTCTTTGTCAGCTATAAGTTTTGTAAACAAAGCCGATTCCTCAACAAATTTCTTAGGAATAATATTTTTATTGATAAAACGTGGCAATTGTCTGTCAGGATAAAGCATATAGCTATTTTGATCTTCCCGAAACATCGCACTGTTTTTCAACGAATCTAATACATCGAGACTTTCTTTAGCTGTAAGCAAACCGGAACTTAAAACTGCAACTTGACCTTCGAGCATTTCGTAAAGATTGCGAATGGAGATTTCTTTTTTCCTGATGGAAATTAAATTGTAGGCATGATACAATCCGTCCTTACGTTTATTTATTTTTATTGATTGGTCGATATATTTCAGGCTCACCTTCGTAAAATCCAAAAGCTCTTTTACTTTTATGTTGCTCTTTTCGCCGGAAAACGAATAATTATAAATTTCGTTTCTGTATTTTGTATGTGCTTCTCCGAGATAGTTTGCAAATTTTCTTCGGTCTTTGTCAGAAAATCCTGTATTGATAAGATTTACATTTTCTAAAAAGAAATTATAAATATTCGTAAACAAAGTTTCTACTTCAATAGAAATACTGATTTCAGAAAATGATATTTCTTGAAATTTCTTTTGCCAAAATTTAAGGAACCTTCTAAGGTAATAAAGTGTAACCATCGATGTTCCGTTTCCGACAAGTGCATTGTTTGCATCGTTCCATTCGGGGCGTTGGGTATTTAGCCAAATTCCTGCTTCGGGAATAAAATTGCTCAACTTGGACAATAAGGAAACAAGGATTTTTTCAGTAAGATTGACTTTATAAATATTGTCGCCAGACTTGTATTTCAACAAACTTGCATCCGCTCCAAGAAGTTCAACCTCAGTTCTTATTTTCTTATTTAGTTCTACATCAAAAACGACAGTATCTTTTGGATTCTGAACAATTTCGTTGTACGATTTTATTTTATAAGGGACATTTGCATAAGTAAAAATCTCGCTTACTAAAAGATTATCTAATTTGCCCGGATGGAAATTGTTTGAAAGTTCTAATAATTTCTGGAGATAAATTATTTGATGATCGCCCCAGTATCCAATGTATGCCCAAGGATCGTCAGGATGTGGCGATTCCCAATCAATTCCATCACGCATGATGCGATACGGGTTGTAACCATCAATGGTTGAAGCATTTAAAAACTTACTGATTATGCCTTCAATAAATTGCGGGTATGAAAAACAGAGGGCTTCCCAATTTTGAAAAATATCTCTCCAATTGCCTTCGTAATAATATTTTGTTTGCCCATCTTCTTTTTTTGTTTCTATAGAAAACAAATTCCAAGGACGACTTGGGTCGCCGTGTCTTCTGCTAAATGTCAAAGGCAAATATTCGTTTGTTATTCTGATAAGGTCAGTATCACCTGTTTGTTCAGCAAGGTTTATTAAATTTGAATACGATATTTCGTCAGGTAGATGGCTAATCCAGGATTGATATTCTTTTGTGATTAGTTTGTTTATTTGTAATAAATAAAGTTCGAAATCGTCTTTCTTTACTGAATAATTGTTGACAAAAACACCACCTCGCATAATATTATATAAGGTGTTCGAATAATGACGGGCGTAAGACAAATCTGTATTTGTCATTTGAAAACCATCTGCAAACGAGACCATTTTCTTGAGATTTTCGGTTCCTTGTTCAATATCAGCAATTAGAAAGTCAGTAGGTTTTTTAGTTTTAATTATGAAATTGTTAAGATTAGCAACATCGGTGCTTCCTTGATTTAATTCTGCAATGGTAAACCAATCGCTATTTTCATTTTTATTCAAATCTACATGAGAATTTACAAAATATGCCCCTCTCGAAGCTCTCACATCATATTCGGATTCAATATCAAATCCATTTCTAAATTTATTAACTTGCTTTTCGGAAACCAGAATTTTGCTGTCTTTGGCAATACCAGTTGACCAGACGGTTGTTAGTTTTAAAGCTTCGCTCGGTTCTGCTTTATCCACCGGAATTGAGCTTAACATAAACAGAGCCAGGGTACTACCTTCAATTCGTTCATTTTTTTTATAGGCATCCAAAAGGTTGCTATATTCGTTTTGGAATAAATAATCGAGCCCAAATGGGAGAATATTTGTAATTCCATCAATAAATTCAATTTTGGTTTTTGTCTGGCTTAAATTTACTAATGAAGATTTCTTTACGAAGCCAAACTTTTCGCTATTATTCCAGCTATAGCTGAAACTAATTTCTAAATCGGAATTTATTTCTTCGAAAATTATTTTATTGCCATAAATGTTTTTATATAAATTTCGAGTAATATCGTATGTTTTTTGAGACTCGTTGGTGAATGGTTCCCAAAGGAAAGTTTTTTCGTTTTTATGTATAAGAAAACAAGATTTGCTTCCTGTAATACATTTGTAATCATGAATTTTATCAACCGTATAATAAGGAAAAAGTGCGTTGTTACGGTCTTTCCTGCCGGCAGATAATGATCCATTACTTGAAATAAACATCCATAAATCGGAATCGCTGACAATGCTTATAAAAAAGTCAGGCATCTCATGATAATTCTGAATTTTATAAAATTTCTCATTTTCAATTTCTACAAATTGCCCTGATATTTCAGATGATTGAGTTTTTATTTTATTCTCTCCTAAATATATTGTTCTGTTATTCATCAATTTTTTGTTTCGAATATTATTTTAAGAAAAAACTTTTTGTTTGTAATTCCGAAGGTCTGCCACCAATTAATATTGAAAATTCTCCCGGTTCAGTTATCCATTTATTATCTGTCCCTACAAATGCAAAATCATCAGTACTTAGTTTGAATTTTATAGATTTTGACTCTCCGGCTTTCAATCCAATTTTTTTAAATCTTGCTAATCGTTTTATATCTGGAGAAATTGTTGCAAAATGGTCGCGAGTGTATAACTGAATAACTTCTTTTCCGAAAATTTCTCCTGTATTTGTAATCTCCACTTCGATGGTAATTGTATCTCCTTTTGAAAAAATACTATCGCTTAGAGTAGGTTCGGAATATTCAAAACTTGTATAACTTAGTCCTTCGCCAAATTCATATTGAGGATTAAAACCGCCAAGACTAAATTCTTTATCCATAGCATCCATTCCTTTATAATTATATTTCAAGATTGAACCTGAATATCGGGGATAAGTATATGGCAATCTGCCACTTGGATTGCAATCGCCGAAAAGCAAATCTGCAATAGCTTTTCCACCTTCTTGTCCGGGCAAATAAGCCATTATAATTGCCTTAGACAAAACTTCAATTTCACGAATGATTCTTGGTCTTCCTTCAAGAAGTAGCAAAACAATTGGTTTTCCTGTGGCAGCAAGATTTTTTATTAATTTCAATTGCACTTCTGAAAGCTCCAATTCCTCTATGTCGCTTGGTTTTTCGGTAGCTGGTTTTTCTCCAATACAAGCTATTATTATATCGCATTCTTGCGAAAGAAAAACTGTGCTATCAATATTTATATCTTCAGTAAAGCTTGTTCCTTGTCCATAGTGTACATTATTTTTCCCAGCTTTTTCTATAATTGCATCTAGAATGGTAGCTTTGTTAGTATCGTTATAATTCTCCTCCTGTCCACTCCATGTTCTTGACCATGCACCATTTAAGAAGTTTATTGAGTTTGCAGTTGGTCCGCACACTAGAATCTTTTTTGTTTTGTCGATTGGCAGAGTTTCATTTTCATTTTTTAATAAGGTAATACACTCTTTGGCAGCTTCGTAGCTTGCATTTGAAAATTCTTCTGAAGCAAATAAAGGATATTGTTCTGGTGATGTATAAGGTTTTTCAAATAATCCTAACTCAAATTTCACTTTTAATATCCTACGAACAGCATCATCTATGCGTTCAATTGGGATTTCGCCCTGTTTGACCAATTCAACAATATCTATTGCAAAACTTTCATTGTAAGGAACCATACACATATCCATACCTGCCAAAACTGCTAATTTCGCAGCTTCTTTATTATCTTTAGCTACATTATGAGCATATACTAATTTTGTAAGATCGTCCCAATCTGAAATTACAAAACCATGAAATTCTAATTCACCTTTCAACAAATCAGTTATTAAATGATGATTGACTAAACCTGGAATTCCATTTACGGAACCGGAATTTATCATAATTGTTTTTGCCCCAGAGCGAATTCCTTCCTCAAATGGAGGCAGATAATATTGTCGAAGTTCATTTTCAACAATATTTGCAGTCCCACGATCTTTTCCATTGTTGGGATTTCCATATCCAATAAAATGTTTCAAACATACTGCGGCTTTTGTATTGTCTGACAAACTATTTCCTTGCGATCCTTTAATGAAAGAATTTGTCATTTGTGTAGTCAAATAAGTATCTTCACCAAAAGTTTCAAATATTCTTCCCCACAATGGTTGTAATGAAATATCGAGCACCGGTGCATAATTCCATGGGATAGATGAGGCTCTCATTTCGTAGGCTGTAATTTCGCCCATTTTTTCAGCATGTTTTGCATTCCAAGTTGCGGCACATGCAATTTGATGCGGAAATAATGTTGATGAAGCTGTATAATTTGCACCGTGAACTCCATCGTTTCCAAATAATATTGGAATCTTTAATCGAGATTTTTCTAAGGTAAAATCCTGAATTTGACTAATAATATTGTACCATTCTTCTTTTGTTGGCGGATATTTTCCTTTGTTTTGAATTGAGCCAATATGATACTTCAAAATCAATTTATTTAATTTTTCAATATCAATTTCAAGCGAATCAGCATTGCTCCAAAACGGTCCTTTACAAACCGCTGTTAGACCAATATTAGTCATTTGACCAACCTTTTCTTCTAAGGTCATTTGCTGAATAAGCTCCTCAATTTTGTTTTTCCCTTCATTCTTCACATTTCCACAAGAGACGAAAAGCAAAATCCCGCTCATAAATATTATTGAAGATAAATATCTTCCCATATTTAATTTTATTTTCTTTTATTCTATATGGTAAATTTTGAGGTAAATTAAAATCACTAAAACACCTGTATATATCACTAAATCAGTATGCCATTACTGATTTTATGTGATTAAACAAAAACTGCTTAAAAAGAATATAAACAGTTTTTGTTATTAACCAACCCATTTACATTTATAAGATTTAAATAATCTCACTTGGTATTTCAATTTATTATTAACTAATTAAAAACAGGTATTTTAGTGAATTTTAATTTATATTTTAGTAACCTTCATTCTGAACAAATAATCCACCGGATAAATCTATTTCGGTTTGAGGAATTGGCAAAAATCCTTTTGTTACGGCATCGAATGTTACATCGAAAAGCACTTGATCTCCAATATATTGAGAACCATATATGCCAACAGTAAGTTCCTGACTTGCAACATTCATTCCTTGACGTATCAAATCAAAATAGCGAATTCCTTCGAGCGAAAGCTCTAACCTACGTTCATTCAAGATATTATCAATAGTTGCAGATACGCTTGCCAATCCGACTCTTGCTCTTACTTTATCAAGATATTGCTGAGCATTAGCACTTCCAAGCTCGGCAGCCATAAGTAAAACATCAGAATATCTGATTACTCTATGGTTGCATGTACGGTTTAGCTCTAATTGTCCGTCTGCGCTTTGGTGTTCAGCATCGGAGCTATATTTTTTTGAAAAATAACCTGTATGTTGATATCCTGGAACCAAATCTCCATCAAGACTATCTTCAAACAAAACTGTTTTATATAAACGAGGGTCTCCTTGTAAATCATCAACTAATTTCTGGCTCACCGTACCGAAGCTCCATCCTCTGTTCCAATTTTCTGAACCTGAAACACGAGGGCCTTGCATTTGGGCCGACAAATTGCCGTCTCCTCCACGTACAAAATCCCAATCCCACCAGGCATAAGAATCGCCGTGGGATATTTCAAAAACTGATTCTTCACCAAATTCACCGGCAAGTTTAAAATTTG
The Bacteroidota bacterium DNA segment above includes these coding regions:
- a CDS encoding glycoside hydrolase family 30 protein produces the protein MKSVGNLLIVILIVVYGGCSMKQKKLSLEVYETSASGNKLKQITDFPEEESKEIIKIFPETKFQTIEGFGGSFTESSAYLLNQLSEEKRNQIIDAYFGTNGAKYSLTRTHINSCDFSLKNYSYAPVEGDKDLQNFSIDEDRDDIIPMIKQAMEKSENGFKIIASPWTAPPWMKDNKSWVGGKLLPEYYDTWALFFSKYLTEYKKEGIDIWGVTVENEPLGNGNNWESMHFNAEEMVDFVKNHLGQKLETDGHDTKIFGYDQNRGEELVEWAKIMFADEESSKYFYGTAIHWYASTTDWFPESLNFTHEIAPNKHIIQSEACVDSEVPHWKEDEWYWKKEATDWGLDWAPDKDKHKHPKYAPVYRYARDIIGCLNNWVEGWIDWNMVLDRQGGPNWFKNWCVAPVIVDPELDEVYFTPLYYTIAHFSKFIKPNSERIGFENTDKDLMLTAVKNPDGSIVVIVLNMSLKAKNFKLSIEDKQAEVKISPQAIQTIVLK
- a CDS encoding glycosyl hydrolase; this encodes MLANRDRVLSLTGENVLNKTKSELIEMFHKALKTKMHGLCFSPYLDGQMPGTPLSEKQIRRRLEIIKPYTKWVRSFSCTEGNEMIPRIAHEYGLKTFVGAWLGKNEKINKQEIENLIHLAKDGFANIISVGNEVMYRGDLTEEELLEEIYNVKKEVSDIPVGYVDAYYEFENRPKITEACDLILANCYPFWEGCSLEYSLLYMKDMFRRAVKAGNGKKVIISETGWPNKGEKFYGSVPSEVNALKYFLNTQQWSAEDDIDIFYFSSFDESWKIDDEGDVGAFWGLWDIAEKLKY
- a CDS encoding beta-glucosidase — protein: MGRYLSSIIFMSGILLFVSCGNVKNEGKNKIEELIQQMTLEEKVGQMTNIGLTAVCKGPFWSNADSLEIDIEKLNKLILKYHIGSIQNKGKYPPTKEEWYNIISQIQDFTLEKSRLKIPILFGNDGVHGANYTASSTLFPHQIACAATWNAKHAEKMGEITAYEMRASSIPWNYAPVLDISLQPLWGRIFETFGEDTYLTTQMTNSFIKGSQGNSLSDNTKAAVCLKHFIGYGNPNNGKDRGTANIVENELRQYYLPPFEEGIRSGAKTIMINSGSVNGIPGLVNHHLITDLLKGELEFHGFVISDWDDLTKLVYAHNVAKDNKEAAKLAVLAGMDMCMVPYNESFAIDIVELVKQGEIPIERIDDAVRRILKVKFELGLFEKPYTSPEQYPLFASEEFSNASYEAAKECITLLKNENETLPIDKTKKILVCGPTANSINFLNGAWSRTWSGQEENYNDTNKATILDAIIEKAGKNNVHYGQGTSFTEDINIDSTVFLSQECDIIIACIGEKPATEKPSDIEELELSEVQLKLIKNLAATGKPIVLLLLEGRPRIIREIEVLSKAIIMAYLPGQEGGKAIADLLFGDCNPSGRLPYTYPRYSGSILKYNYKGMDAMDKEFSLGGFNPQYEFGEGLSYTSFEYSEPTLSDSIFSKGDTITIEVEITNTGEIFGKEVIQLYTRDHFATISPDIKRLARFKKIGLKAGESKSIKFKLSTDDFAFVGTDNKWITEPGEFSILIGGRPSELQTKSFFLK